The genomic interval CCGCTGGCCGCGCCGCCGGTCGGACCCGCCGACGCGGCCGCCCCGCCGTCGATCCGCATCGCCGCCACGCGGCCCGCGAACGACCTGCCCTACGCCGCGTCGCTGCTGAAGACCGTGACCGCCGCGGTCGCCGCCGAGAACGACGACCAGCTCGAAACGACCGCGACCGGCGCCCACGCCATCGCCGACTTCACGGCCCGCTCGGTCCGCGCCGACATGGTCATCAGCCTCGCGGTGACGATGGCCTCGCTGTCGCTGCTCTTCCTGCTGGTCTACCGCAGCGGGCGAACCCTCCCGCTGCTCTTGCTGACCGTCAACGGCGGGCTGGTAACGGCCTTCGGCCTGTACGCGGCGTTCGGCGGGAGCCTCTCGCCGGTGACCGCCGTGTGCGGGGCCGTGCTCGCCGGCCTGGGCATCGACTACGGCGTTCACCTGCTCGCGGCGCGGCGCTTCGACCGCGACGCGGCGCCGCCGCTCGTGGGCCAGGCGGCGGCGGACGCGAGCCGACCCGCACCCGCGGCCGGTGGCGTCATGGGCATCGGCCCGACGCTCGTCGCCGCCTGCGTGACCTCGTGCATCGGCTTCGCCGCGGTCGGCCTCGCCGGCGTGCGGGCGCTCAGCGAGTTCGCCGTGCTCGGCGTCTTGGGCCTCGTCGCGACGCTGGCGATGACGCTGTTGTTCCTACCCGCCGCCCTGAAGCTCGCCGGCGGCGCCGACGCGGCGCGGCCGCGGCTCGACCCCCAGCCGCTGCTCCGCCGGCTGCTCCGCCGGCCGCGTGTGCCGCTGTTCGCCGTGTCGATCGGCGGGGGCATGGTGGCCGCGGTGCTCTCCACCGGCGGCGGCGTCCGCTTCGCCAGCGACCTGGAGGCGATGCACGCCCGCCCCAACCCGCCGCTGGAGGCGCAAGCCCGGTTGACGGGCGCGGCCGAAGCCTCGGGCGGGCTGCTCGTGCTCGTGGAGGCCGACCCGCTGAGGCCCGGGTCGCTGCGCGAGCGGACGCTCGCCGCCGAGGCCGCGCTGGCCCGGCTCGCGGCCGAGGCCGGCTCGCCGGTCGCTTCGGTGACCGGCCCGGGCCGCTTCCTGCCCACCGGCGACGCCGACGCCGCGTACGCCGGGCTCGACGCCGACGCCGCCCTCGCCGCTCTGGACGCCGCCGCGTCGGAGGCGGGCTTCGCGCCGAACGCCTTCGCGGGCTTCCGGGAGACGCTCCGCACGCTGCTCACCCCCGCCCCGCCGCCGGGCCCCGAGGCGCTCGCGTCGACCCCGCTGGCCCGGCTGCTGCCCCGAAGCTCCGCCGCCGGCGCCATCCCGGCGGCGCTGGTGGTCGTGCGGCTCGCCCGGCCCTGGGAGCTGCTGGCCGATCGGGCGGCCGCCTTGGACCGCGTGCGGGCCGCGCTCGCGCCCGTCCGCGGCGCCACCGCCACCGGCCTCGCGGTCGTCGGCGCGGACATGCAGGCCCGCATCGCCGAGGTGCTGCCCCGCCTGCTCGCGATCGCCGGCCTGGCGGTGGTGCTCTGGCTCGCCGTCGTGTTCCGCAACCCCTGGGACGTCTTCCTCGCGCTCGGGCCCGCCGCCCTGGGCCTCGCCGCCGTGCTCGCCGCCGTCGTCCTCACCGACACCGAGCTGCAGGCCGCCAACCTCATCGCGCTGCCGCTCACGCTGGGCCTGGGCGTGGACGACGGCATCTTCCTGGTCCACCTCGCCCGCAAGGTGCGGCGGGCCAGCGAGACGCCGACCGCGGGCGTGACCGCCCGCACGCTCGAGGCCGCGGCCGCCGGGCCGGTCCACGCGATCCTCATCACCAGCGTCACCACCATCGCCGCCTTCGGCTCGCTGTGGTTCACGCGGAGCCCGGCGATCGCGTCGCTGGGCCTGCTCTCGGCGGTCGGCGTCACGGCCTGCCTGGCCGTGTCGGTGCTCGGCCTGCTGCCGGCGCTGGCGATCCAGCAGCGCTGGCTGGTGAAGCGCCGCGAGGCGCGGGAGCAGCGCAGCGCCGGGCGGCCGGGCCGGTGATGCCCCCCGGGGGCTCCTGGTCGCTTCTGGCGCCAACCGCGGGCCTGGCGGCGATCGGCGCCGGCCTCGGCTTTGGCGCGGCCTGGCCGCGCTCGAACCTCTTCGGCGGCGTCGTGTCGCGACGGCCCGTGCCGCTGCCGCCGCTCCACGCCGCCGCGCTCACGCTGTGGTGGCGGCCGGGGCGGCGCGGGTGCGGGCTGCTGCTGGACCGCCTGCTCGACGGCGACCGGCCCGGCCGCTTCCGCGTGTGCGTCTTCGTGGACGCGGCCGACGCCCGGGCCGACGCCCACGCCCTCGAGGAGCTGGCCGACGCCGGCCACGCCGTCGGCTCCCGCGGCGGCCCCATCGACCGCGCCGCGCTCGCCGAGGGCTACGGCGGCTGGCGTCGCCGCCTCGACGCCGCCGACGACGCGATCGCCGACGCGACCGGCCGCCGGCCGGTCTTCTTCCGCCCCCCGCGTGGCGTCAAGACCCCGGCGATGCTGCGGGAGGCGGCGGCGGGCGGGCAGGTCGCCGTCACCTGGGCGCGGCGTCTGCCGCCGCGGCTGCCGGTCGCGCCCGCCGCCCGGTGGCTCGCGGGAGCCGCGGCCGGCGGCGTGCTCGACCTGGGCGCGGACCCGCTGCGCGCCGCGGACGGCCTGCCGTTTCTGCTGTCCGGGCTCGCGGTCCGCGGGGTGCGGGTGGTGGGGATGCGGGAGCTGCTGGGCGGGGAGGCCGCGTGAACAAGGCAGGAGCGATCGGATCCCGGCGGAGCGGACGCCGCGGCCGTCTCTTCCGGTTGACGCGTCCCCGGCGCAGGCGGTTCGCCTGTCACACTGTGCCCATGCTCGACCTCGCCGCCCCGCCCCGCCTGCCGCTCGTCGCCCCCTCCGTGCTCGCCGCGGACTTCGGCCGCGCGGCCGGGGACGCCGCCGACGCCCTCGCCGCCGGCGGCGACCTCCTCCACGTCGACGTGATGGACGGGCACTTCGTGCCGAACCTCTCGATGGGCGGAGGCATGATCGCCGGCCTGCGGAAGCACCTGCCCGACGCCTTCCTCGACGTGCACCTCATGGTCGAGCGGCCGCACGATTACGTCGGAGCCTTCGCCGAGGCGGGCGCGAACAGCTTCAGCTTCCACGCCGAGGTCTGCCGCCCGCACCGCGTGCACGGCGTCGACGCCGGCGACCTGATCGCTTCCATCCGCGACGCCGGGATGACGCCCGGGATGGTGATCAACCCGCCCACGCCGGTCTCGTGGGTCGCCCCTTACCTCGACGGCCTCGGCCTCGTGCTGGTGATGAGCGTCTTCCCCGGCGCGGGCGGGCAGTCGTTCATGCCGGAGGTGCTGACCAAGTGCCGCGAGCTGCGGACGCGGCTGCGGCCGACGACGCGCCTGCAGATCGACGGGGGCATCGGGCCGGGCACGGCGTCGGCGGCCCGCGACGCCGGCGTCGACCTCCTCGTCGCCGGATCGGCCGTCTTCGGCGCAGCGGACCGCGCGGCGACGATCGCCGGCATCCGGGGAGCCTGACCCGCCGGTCGCGACACCACGCCCGCTGCGCCCGCCGGACCGACGCGCGGGAACGCCCTTGACCCGCCCCCGCCGCGGCGGATAGACTCCCGCCCTCGCCGCGGCGGGAACACCAGGCCCATGGTGTAACGGTAGCACTAAAGATTCTGATTCTTTCAGTCGGGGTTCGAATCCCTGTGGGCCTAAGCCGGACCCGCCCGCCCGCCGGCGGACGCTGTCCCGCTGCGCTGCCGCGGCGGGCCGGGCCGGGCCGGGCCGACGGACGGGTCCGCAAGGTCCGAAAACCTCGGGGAATCCGCCTATCCGGACCCTCGGTAGACTCGGCCCGCCGATAACGAACCGTGTTCCGGAGCCGCTGCTCCGCCGCGTTTGGCATCTGAACCCCGCCCGAATCCCGCCCCCGAGCCGACCATGCCCGCCACGCGCACCTCCCGTTTTCCCGCCGCCACCGTCTCCTGCGCCGGCGGGCTGCTCGCCGTGTCGGTGCTGTGGAGCGCCGGCTGCCAGGTGGCGCCGCTGCCGGAGGGCTACAACTGGGACCTCAAGAGCACCAGCGACCTGGGCTACGCCGAGACCGGCACCGCCCGTCACCGCAACGGCTTCAGGGCGAGCCGCGTCGACAGCCGCGACGCCGGCACCGCGCGGGCCGGCCGCACGTACAACTTCGCCTCCGCCCTGCCCGGCACCGAGGCCGAGGCCGCCGGGGCGCCCGCCGCCCCGCGGCAGCCCGACCTCTCCCCGCCGGCCGCCGCCCCGCAGAACCTCTTCGAGCCCGACCCCGCCGCCGAGCTGTTCGCGAGCCCCGCCACCGCCCGCCCCGCCTACCGGGTCGGCGTCGCCCCCACCCCGGCCACCGGCCGCCCCGCCTCCGCGGCGCTGCACACCGTCGAGCGTGGCGACAGCCTCTGGAAGATCGCCGAGCGGCGCTACGGCAACGGCCTCCGCTACGTGGACATCCTCGCCGCCAACCCCGGCATCAACCCCGACCGGCTCACCATCGGCGACCGGCTCGTGCTGCCGGGCCTCGCGGGCGAGTGACCCCGGCGGATCGGGTCCGCGGACCGTTGCCGTTTCCGCCCTCGCCGGCCCGCGGTCCGCGGCGTCCCGCTCGGGTGCGCCGGAGGGAGCCGGAGCGACCGCCCGGGAGGGCGCGGGGCCCGGGCCCGGACCTCCGCCTCCGCCCGCGCGCTCGGGACGCGGCCCGGTCGCGCGGCCGGCGCGGGGCGGGCGGCGGGCGACGCCGCGGGTTTGCGGTTCTTGTTCGGATCGGTAGGCTGCGGCCGCCTTCCTTCCGGAACCCGAACATGAACGCGACCCCCAACGGCGTCCTGCCCAAGACGATCCGGGGGCGCTGCGCCCGGGTGCTCAGCTACGTCACCGCCGTGACGCGGGTGGACCCGGCGCAGGTGCGGGCGGGCGCCGTGCCCGAGCGGCCCGGCTTCGTCACGCGGCTGCTCAACGAGCTCGTCGAGCAGGGCTGGCTGGTGGAGGCCGATCCCGCAGCGGGCCTCGTGCGGGAGCGGGCGGCCCCGGCGGCCCGCCGCCAGGACCTGTTGCTGCGGTGGAACCGCGCCCGCGGCCCCTTCGACGCCGACGCCTGGCTCGACGCGAAGCTCGCGGGCGACCGCGTCGCCGAGCGGCCGGCGGGGGAGCGGCCGCGGGAGCGTCTGCTCGAGAGCGGCGTGGGCCTGCTCTCCAACGCCGACCTGCTCGCGGTGCTCATCCGCAGCGGCCGGCCCGGGGAGTCCGCCATCACCGCCGGCGACAAGCTCTCGCGCGCCTTCGCCGATCGCCTGACCGCCCTGCCCCACGCCGGCCGCGAGGAGCTCAAGGCGCTCAGCTGCGCCGTCAACATCACCGCCTACTGCGCCATCCTGGCCGGCATCGAGCTCGGCCGTCGCGTCGCGGTCGCCGCCGAGGCCGAGCCCGCGGCGCAGATCACCGGGACCGCCAGCGCCGTGAACTTCTGCCGCCGCCGCTTCGCTCGGCTCGCCGCCGACGGCGTGCAGGAGGAGTTCCACCTCGTGACGCTCGACACCCGCCACCACGTCATCGGCACGCACCGCGTCACGGTCGGCACGCTCGATGCCAGCCTCGTGCACCCGCGGGAGGTCTTCCGGCCGGCCATCCGCGACGCCGCCGCCGCCGTGCTGCTCGTGCACAACCACCCCAGCGGCGACCCCACGCCCAGCCCCGAGGACCACGCGGTGACGCGGCGGATGGAGGCAGCCGGCCGCACCGTCGGCATCGACGTGCTCGACCACGTGATCGTCGCCCGCAGCGGGTGCTTCAGCGTGCGGGCGGGAGCCCGCTGATCCGGCGCCGCGGCGGGAGTTCCACGCGGGGCTCCCCCGCCCCGGCAAGCCTCCCCGAGCTCACCCGCGCGCGACTGGCCCCGGGGCCGGACGTCCCGCCCGCGCCCCGCTGCTCACCGCGAGACGAGCTTGTTGAAGCTGCTCTTCTGGCCGTCCGCGGTCTCCTCCTGGTAGAGCAGCGCCAGCCCGCTCTGGTCGAACTTCTCGAAGAATGCCTCCCACGAGATCTCCTCGAGCCCGTCGCTGTCGCTGTTCTGGTCGTCCGGGAACATGATGCGGATCACGCCGGCGTCGCCGCCGGCGGTGTCCGAGACCGTCGCCGGCTTGCCGCCGCGGCCCTCCGCCCAGGCCTTGATCTCGTCGTGATCGGTCGTCTTCGTGGAGCTGCTCATGCGGGGTTCTAGCGCGACCGAAGCCCGTCGGCACGGCGGGAAGCGGGCAGAGGCCGCGCTCCGCCGCCCGGGCAAAGATGCGAGAAGCCGCGTCAGGCGTCACGCGGCGGCGGCGGCAACCGCTCCCTCTTTCTCGCCCGCCGGCTTCCGCCCGATCCCTCCCCCGCTCCGCCATGCTCGCGGCTGCGTTCCGCTCACTTGCCCTTCAGCGTCTTGTCGATGATCTTCTCCTCCGGGGCCCCCAGGCCGAGCAGGACCGGCCGCAGGTCCTCGCTGAAGCCCGGCGGGCCGCAGAGGTAGAAGTACTGGTCGAAGCTGCCGATCTTCTCCCCGAGGTAGCCCGCGTCGATGCGGCGCCTGTCGGCGAAACCCGTTTCCTCGCCGGTGACCTGGTAGATCGCGTCGCGGCCGAGGAGGCCGTCCAGCTCGTCCTTGAGGAACACGTCGGCGGCCGTCGAGTTCGAGAACAGCAGGCGGTAGCCGGCGGTCCCGCCGCTGCGCTGCAGATCGCGGAGGATCGCGAGGAAGGGGGTCACACCCGCTCCGCCAGCGACGAAGACGCCCGGGCCGCGGTCGTAAAAGTAGCCGCCGGGCTCGCCCATGAGCAGCGTGTCGCCGACCCCGCAGCCGGACATCCGCTGCGTCATGCCTTCGTGCTCGGGGTAGTGCTTGACGACCCACTCCAGCGTCGCCGCGTCGGGCAGCGAGCTCA from Phycisphaera mikurensis NBRC 102666 carries:
- a CDS encoding MMPL family transporter → MRRLLDTCIHAAEARPRGAVLVGVLVMLLGAGSALTLRPGTAVEDMLPAASPSAEALGRVLQDFRLIDDLVLVVDPPAGAQEADVAAQTRRLADRLRVRLAGDRSIGGVRASAGQADGAGVAGMAQLHAYAAAYAPWLLDGAGRERLRAALEPAAMRASLERLRRSLGAAGSESAAGAGPTAADPLGLVATLLDPGSDPLAAPPVGPADAAAPPSIRIAATRPANDLPYAASLLKTVTAAVAAENDDQLETTATGAHAIADFTARSVRADMVISLAVTMASLSLLFLLVYRSGRTLPLLLLTVNGGLVTAFGLYAAFGGSLSPVTAVCGAVLAGLGIDYGVHLLAARRFDRDAAPPLVGQAAADASRPAPAAGGVMGIGPTLVAACVTSCIGFAAVGLAGVRALSEFAVLGVLGLVATLAMTLLFLPAALKLAGGADAARPRLDPQPLLRRLLRRPRVPLFAVSIGGGMVAAVLSTGGGVRFASDLEAMHARPNPPLEAQARLTGAAEASGGLLVLVEADPLRPGSLRERTLAAEAALARLAAEAGSPVASVTGPGRFLPTGDADAAYAGLDADAALAALDAAASEAGFAPNAFAGFRETLRTLLTPAPPPGPEALASTPLARLLPRSSAAGAIPAALVVVRLARPWELLADRAAALDRVRAALAPVRGATATGLAVVGADMQARIAEVLPRLLAIAGLAVVLWLAVVFRNPWDVFLALGPAALGLAAVLAAVVLTDTELQAANLIALPLTLGLGVDDGIFLVHLARKVRRASETPTAGVTARTLEAAAAGPVHAILITSVTTIAAFGSLWFTRSPAIASLGLLSAVGVTACLAVSVLGLLPALAIQQRWLVKRREAREQRSAGRPGR
- the radC gene encoding RadC family protein; amino-acid sequence: MNATPNGVLPKTIRGRCARVLSYVTAVTRVDPAQVRAGAVPERPGFVTRLLNELVEQGWLVEADPAAGLVRERAAPAARRQDLLLRWNRARGPFDADAWLDAKLAGDRVAERPAGERPRERLLESGVGLLSNADLLAVLIRSGRPGESAITAGDKLSRAFADRLTALPHAGREELKALSCAVNITAYCAILAGIELGRRVAVAAEAEPAAQITGTASAVNFCRRRFARLAADGVQEEFHLVTLDTRHHVIGTHRVTVGTLDASLVHPREVFRPAIRDAAAAVLLVHNHPSGDPTPSPEDHAVTRRMEAAGRTVGIDVLDHVIVARSGCFSVRAGAR
- a CDS encoding LysM peptidoglycan-binding domain-containing protein, with the protein product MPATRTSRFPAATVSCAGGLLAVSVLWSAGCQVAPLPEGYNWDLKSTSDLGYAETGTARHRNGFRASRVDSRDAGTARAGRTYNFASALPGTEAEAAGAPAAPRQPDLSPPAAAPQNLFEPDPAAELFASPATARPAYRVGVAPTPATGRPASAALHTVERGDSLWKIAERRYGNGLRYVDILAANPGINPDRLTIGDRLVLPGLAGE
- a CDS encoding ferredoxin reductase domain-containing protein; translation: MTDSPDAVSRAEDGRYRVRILGKQPLNHNVTAWTVARPDGYAFRPGEACRLAVDADGWRDEDRPFTMSSLPDAATLEWVVKHYPEHEGMTQRMSGCGVGDTLLMGEPGGYFYDRGPGVFVAGGAGVTPFLAILRDLQRSGGTAGYRLLFSNSTAADVFLKDELDGLLGRDAIYQVTGEETGFADRRRIDAGYLGEKIGSFDQYFYLCGPPGFSEDLRPVLLGLGAPEEKIIDKTLKGK
- a CDS encoding polysaccharide deacetylase family protein — encoded protein: MMPPGGSWSLLAPTAGLAAIGAGLGFGAAWPRSNLFGGVVSRRPVPLPPLHAAALTLWWRPGRRGCGLLLDRLLDGDRPGRFRVCVFVDAADARADAHALEELADAGHAVGSRGGPIDRAALAEGYGGWRRRLDAADDAIADATGRRPVFFRPPRGVKTPAMLREAAAGGQVAVTWARRLPPRLPVAPAARWLAGAAAGGVLDLGADPLRAADGLPFLLSGLAVRGVRVVGMRELLGGEAA
- a CDS encoding ribulose-phosphate 3-epimerase, which gives rise to MLDLAAPPRLPLVAPSVLAADFGRAAGDAADALAAGGDLLHVDVMDGHFVPNLSMGGGMIAGLRKHLPDAFLDVHLMVERPHDYVGAFAEAGANSFSFHAEVCRPHRVHGVDAGDLIASIRDAGMTPGMVINPPTPVSWVAPYLDGLGLVLVMSVFPGAGGQSFMPEVLTKCRELRTRLRPTTRLQIDGGIGPGTASAARDAGVDLLVAGSAVFGAADRAATIAGIRGA